CATGAATATGGTTAAGATGAAATTGAAGGTGCATGAAATGGTTGAAAACAATTGTGAGCATGTTAATCCTTGATTTTCTTGAAGGGGATTGGAAACTACATGTCTGAAAATCATGACGTCTTAAAATAGATTAAATGCATCTATATCAACATCCACAAGATAGAAAGTGATAATAACTCTATTACACGTTAAAGTCCATAATATTCTATCAATTATACATAAAGAATTACCTTAATAATCTTAAATCACCTTAAAAAAATTACCACTTCAGACCTAGAACAAATCATACAAAACCCTAAAACTCTCTTATTTTCTCGTACATCTATATATCATCACAAGAGTTTCAAATATATATTTAGGTAAATATATTTTAAATCCTTTTGTTCATTAAATTGTGTTTTTTGTTCATCATCATGGTATAATGTGTTTCTTTTATTTGACTTGTTCTATGAAGTATTTTTTTGTTGAAATGTAATTTACACGTCTTCTAGAGGGAAAACTCTGCTTCCGAGTGGACTGCTTGACTGCAAAATTTACTAAAATTTGCTAAGCAGTGCCATCCACCGGAAATCTTAATCTCACAGTAGAATGTATTGAGGGTCGGATGAAGGAAGCACTGCACTTTCTGCTAAAGACAAACAACTCTATTGTAAATTATTATGCATATTCTCAACTACTGCAGACCTTCATTTCCAAGAAAGCCCTTTTACAGAGTAAGCAAATTCACTCTCACACCACTCATAAAGGATTTGAATTTGCCGCAGCCATATTTTTTCAAAATAAGCTTATCAGCATGTATGCAAAGTGCAGTAATTTGGTAGAGTCTCGTAGAGTATTTGACGACATGACAGAACGAGACTCCATCTCATGGAATGTCTTAATAACAGCTTACAGAAGACATGGCTTTCCTCGCGAGGCATTGAAATTGTTTCACCAAATGCAACGAACAGGTATCCAATCCGATCAGTACACCTTTTCCAgcatactcccagcctgtgccaaaacaAGATCTTTGGAAAAAGGTGTGGAAATACATCGAAGTATAATGGAAAGGGAttttttgtcagatgtagttgcaaatGCTCTGgttgatatgtatgcaaaatgtggaagcatacgcAAAGCAcgggaactgtttgacaaaatacccCAAAGAGATGTgttctcatggactgcaatgatcgCGGGATATACACAAAATGGTGTTCTTGACGAGGCGCTGAAGCTTTTTGAAGAAATGCCTCAGAGAAACGTGATTTCGTGGAAtgcgatgattgcaggatatgtacAAAATGGGTTTGTGCATATGGCCttggaaactttcaagcaaatgcaattggcaggtgtagaGCCAGATGCCACCACCTTTGTTAGCATCCTCCCAGTCTGTGCCCAGATGCGAGCTTTACAACAGGGTAtggcaatccatcaaagcataatggagaAGGGATTTTTGTTAGATGTTGTTGCAAGTGCCCTGATAGATATGTAGGCAAAATGTGGAAACTTACACGACGCACATAAATTGTTTGAGAAAATGCATCAGAGAGATATGgtttcatggactgcaat
This genomic stretch from Cryptomeria japonica chromosome 8, Sugi_1.0, whole genome shotgun sequence harbors:
- the LOC131855862 gene encoding pentatricopeptide repeat-containing protein At1g31430-like, which encodes MKEALHFLLKTNNSIVNYYAYSQLLQTFISKKALLQSKQIHSHTTHKGFEFAAAIFFQNKLISMYAKCSNLVESRRVFDDMTERDSISWNVLITAYRRHGFPREALKLFHQMQRTGIQSDQYTFSSILPACAKTRSLEKGVEIHRSIMERDFLSDVVANALVDMYAKCGSIRKARELFDKIPQRDVFSWTAMIAGYTQNGVLDEALKLFEEMPQRNVISWNAMIAGYVQNGFVHMALETFKQMQLAGVEPDATTFVSILPVCAQMRALQQGMAIHQSIMEKGFLLDVVASALIDM